Proteins encoded together in one bacterium window:
- the galE gene encoding UDP-glucose 4-epimerase GalE, translating into MKKSILLTGGAGYIGSHTAHLLVEQGYHVVILDSFVQHQAFNPLWATVIRGDFADQKILTTIFKNHSIHAVMHFAAFIEVGESVTRPADFYENNVGKVFQLLRLMLEHGINKFVFSSSCAVYGNPVRTPMDETHPTVPVSPYGRNKLMVEWALQDYAAAYDLRYVSLRYFNAAGALPEVSLGEHHQPETHLIPRLLHAIAYDEPVTIFGNDYNTPDGTCLRDYIHVADIAQAHALALSYLNNGQLSDVFNLGTGCGYTVQQVIDAAQCLCNKKAKVYIQARRAGDAEILLADPTKIKKVLGWKPKYSDLSTILSSALAWEKIRISASTTEPVHAKREVV; encoded by the coding sequence ATGAAGAAGTCAATTTTGTTGACTGGTGGGGCGGGCTACATTGGCTCTCACACCGCGCATCTCTTGGTCGAGCAAGGCTATCACGTTGTTATTTTAGATTCTTTTGTGCAGCACCAAGCTTTTAATCCTTTGTGGGCTACGGTCATTCGTGGCGATTTTGCCGACCAAAAAATTCTTACTACTATCTTTAAAAACCATTCTATTCACGCTGTAATGCATTTTGCTGCTTTTATTGAAGTTGGCGAATCCGTTACGCGACCGGCCGACTTTTATGAAAATAATGTTGGTAAGGTTTTTCAACTGCTCAGGCTTATGCTCGAGCATGGTATCAATAAATTTGTCTTTTCTTCAAGTTGTGCTGTGTATGGCAACCCCGTGCGCACGCCAATGGACGAAACGCATCCAACGGTTCCGGTCAGTCCTTATGGTCGTAACAAGCTGATGGTTGAGTGGGCGCTGCAAGATTATGCAGCGGCGTATGATTTACGGTATGTTTCATTACGGTATTTTAATGCTGCAGGAGCGCTGCCCGAGGTGTCGTTGGGAGAGCATCACCAGCCCGAAACGCATTTGATTCCACGATTGCTCCATGCAATTGCGTATGATGAGCCGGTTACGATATTTGGGAATGATTATAATACGCCAGACGGGACTTGTTTGCGAGATTATATTCACGTTGCCGATATAGCGCAAGCGCATGCTTTGGCACTATCTTATTTGAATAATGGGCAGCTGTCTGATGTTTTTAATCTTGGTACCGGGTGTGGGTACACCGTGCAACAAGTGATTGATGCGGCGCAATGTTTGTGCAATAAAAAAGCAAAAGTTTACATTCAAGCTCGCCGAGCTGGAGATGCTGAAATTTTACTTGCAGACCCAACAAAAATAAAAAAAGTTTTGGGTTGGAAACCGAAGTATTCAGATTTATCAACTATTTTGTCATCGGCGTTGGCGTGGGAAAAGATACGTATCAGTGCTTCAACCACTGAACCTGTTCATGCTAAGCGTGAGGTAGTGTAA